The Allocatelliglobosispora scoriae genome contains a region encoding:
- the fxsT gene encoding FxSxx-COOH system tetratricopeptide repeat protein: MTANRNGQVVTFYSYKGGTGRTMALANVAWILAANGKRVLVVDWDLESPGLNRFFSPFIKPNALASTGGVIELIRGYEWATIEPRPDARWIERYASVQKYSFSLDWKGFPEGGTLDYLSAGRENNDYNSTVAATNWDDFYERLGGGQFFDALRADMKRHYDYTLIDSRTGFSDVADICTIHLPDTLVDCFTLSEQGIDGSARMARTVRGRYAVRNIRILPVPMRVDPAEKEKADAGRSVAMRRFEGLPTGLSDVERQAYWNAVQIPYQAFYGYEETLATFADQPGGTGTLLSAYETLTHHITGGEVRALPPMEEAVRSRVAARFIRRPSVAEDEVVLRFAPQDQVWAEWVAHVLTTGGLRVHAPSLSGTAEEAPAVPPTARTTTIVSHVNAASEAAFISAESNTSRLPLAIYVSDVPRLTHIPLANGVQIAGQPGPAAVERILGLVGRSGIEPDTVLVGAPRYPGDDNRIFNVPQRNSRFTGREEDLRRLRGHLRERSAVVLSGAQPVALQGMGGIGKTQLAIEYAYRFRAAYDVICWVSADPVGEIETSLIDLGAQLGVPMESSGPDNARAVLQMLGRSRDRWLLIFDNAEDPELVSQYLPQGKGHVLITSRNPSWGERAQPVPVDVFQRRESVDHLSQRVPRIRREEAAQIAELLADLPVAVAAAGAWLADTGTPVEDYVRNLQSEGASVALEVAADRSIQRTWDLSLERLRERSEAAYRMFQLCCMLAPEIALDLVYSDELAELLKPIDPRLSVRMVRGSLVQQINRLALLRVDQRAEGGLPRDRLRGGQILIHRVVQAVVQSRMTEEERALARLQVQRVLAASRPSGVVDEVETWPRFRTLWPHLDVTESVSSRDSAVRELIIDRVRYQWIQGDLLAGRSRAERTIEVWLQMLPGVTDIDEERELRRQILHLRFNLANILRDMGLVQASHDLDVAVLAEQRELLGGAHPDTLMTQNSLGGDLRGLGQYQEALESDSTTYNLWFENFGEDHPRTLASLSNLAVCNRLMGDFRSARERDELAHQRRRIVLGETNPFTLLSASAIARDVRDAGDYDRAVVLCLAVHKSCVESRGPESRAAMTAQSNLAVSLRSAGSVKDALRLHEEAYERLNDILGPSNPDTLSCRLSLALSHLAMGDPDRARRELEGLMPIYSDVLGVGHPQTLVCETNLAMAEWAALNLEAARGLARTATEGLRGALGHDHPYSLSAQMNLAICEAGLGDLQTALGLLEEAALKMAEVLGDDHPNTLRCQGNIALVAHALGRAGAEERIADVRERLIRRLSSSHPIVEALRKRHYLYRIIDPHPF; this comes from the coding sequence ATGACAGCCAATCGCAACGGCCAGGTGGTCACCTTCTACTCCTACAAGGGCGGCACGGGTCGGACCATGGCGCTGGCGAACGTCGCCTGGATCCTCGCCGCCAACGGCAAGCGGGTGCTCGTGGTCGACTGGGATCTCGAGTCGCCCGGGCTCAACCGCTTCTTCAGCCCCTTCATCAAGCCGAACGCGCTCGCCAGCACCGGCGGCGTCATCGAGCTGATCCGAGGCTACGAGTGGGCCACGATCGAGCCGCGGCCCGACGCCCGGTGGATCGAGCGCTACGCCAGCGTCCAGAAATACTCGTTCTCGCTGGACTGGAAGGGCTTCCCCGAGGGCGGCACCCTGGACTACCTCTCGGCCGGCCGGGAGAACAACGACTACAACTCGACCGTCGCAGCGACCAACTGGGACGACTTCTACGAGCGGCTCGGCGGCGGCCAGTTCTTCGACGCTCTGCGGGCCGACATGAAGCGCCACTACGACTACACCCTGATCGACAGCCGGACCGGCTTCAGCGATGTCGCGGACATCTGCACCATCCACCTGCCCGACACCCTCGTCGACTGCTTCACCCTCAGCGAGCAGGGCATCGACGGCTCCGCCCGGATGGCCCGCACCGTACGGGGACGTTACGCCGTCCGCAACATCCGCATCCTGCCCGTGCCGATGCGGGTCGACCCCGCCGAGAAGGAGAAGGCGGATGCCGGGCGCAGCGTGGCGATGCGGCGCTTCGAAGGCCTGCCGACCGGGCTCTCCGATGTGGAGCGTCAGGCCTACTGGAACGCGGTGCAGATTCCCTACCAGGCGTTCTACGGGTACGAGGAGACCCTGGCGACCTTCGCCGACCAGCCGGGCGGCACCGGTACCCTGCTCAGCGCCTACGAGACGCTGACCCATCACATCACCGGCGGCGAGGTGCGCGCGCTGCCCCCGATGGAGGAGGCGGTCCGGAGCCGGGTCGCCGCCCGGTTCATCCGGCGCCCGTCGGTCGCCGAGGATGAGGTGGTGCTGCGTTTCGCGCCGCAGGACCAGGTCTGGGCCGAGTGGGTCGCGCACGTGCTGACCACCGGCGGATTGCGGGTCCACGCCCCGTCGCTGTCCGGCACGGCGGAGGAGGCCCCGGCGGTCCCACCGACCGCCCGGACCACGACGATCGTCTCCCACGTCAATGCGGCGAGCGAGGCGGCGTTCATCTCGGCCGAGAGCAACACCTCCCGGCTGCCGCTCGCCATCTACGTCTCCGACGTGCCCAGGCTGACCCACATCCCGCTCGCCAACGGTGTGCAGATCGCCGGGCAGCCGGGTCCGGCCGCGGTGGAGCGGATCCTGGGCCTGGTCGGGCGATCGGGCATCGAGCCGGACACCGTGCTCGTGGGCGCTCCGCGCTACCCCGGCGACGACAACCGGATCTTCAACGTCCCGCAGCGCAACAGCCGCTTCACCGGTCGCGAGGAAGACCTCCGGCGGCTGCGGGGCCACCTGCGGGAGCGCTCCGCCGTCGTGCTCTCCGGAGCTCAGCCGGTGGCGCTGCAGGGCATGGGCGGCATCGGCAAGACCCAGCTCGCCATCGAGTACGCATACCGCTTCCGCGCGGCCTATGACGTGATCTGTTGGGTCAGCGCCGATCCGGTGGGCGAGATCGAGACGTCCCTGATCGATCTGGGTGCCCAGTTGGGCGTCCCGATGGAGTCGTCGGGCCCTGACAACGCGAGGGCCGTGCTGCAGATGCTCGGCCGCTCCCGGGACCGGTGGCTGCTGATCTTCGACAACGCCGAGGACCCCGAATTGGTCAGCCAGTACCTTCCCCAGGGCAAGGGACACGTGCTGATCACCTCGCGGAACCCGTCCTGGGGCGAGCGTGCTCAACCCGTACCGGTGGATGTCTTTCAGCGGCGCGAGAGTGTCGACCACCTCAGCCAGCGTGTGCCCCGGATCCGGCGGGAGGAGGCCGCCCAGATCGCGGAGCTCCTGGCGGACCTGCCGGTCGCCGTCGCGGCGGCCGGCGCCTGGCTCGCCGACACCGGCACGCCGGTCGAGGACTATGTCCGCAATCTGCAGAGCGAGGGCGCGAGCGTCGCGCTGGAGGTCGCGGCCGACCGGTCGATCCAGCGGACGTGGGACCTGTCGCTGGAGCGGCTCCGGGAGCGGTCGGAGGCGGCCTACCGGATGTTCCAGCTCTGCTGCATGCTCGCACCCGAGATCGCGCTCGACCTCGTCTACAGCGACGAGCTCGCGGAGCTGCTCAAGCCCATTGATCCACGACTCTCGGTGCGGATGGTCCGCGGCTCGCTGGTCCAGCAGATCAACCGGCTGGCGCTGCTGCGCGTCGACCAGCGGGCCGAGGGCGGCCTGCCGCGGGACCGGCTCCGGGGCGGCCAGATCCTGATCCACCGGGTCGTCCAGGCGGTGGTGCAGTCCCGCATGACGGAGGAGGAGCGCGCGCTCGCCCGGCTGCAGGTGCAGCGGGTGCTCGCGGCGAGCCGTCCCAGCGGCGTGGTGGACGAGGTCGAGACCTGGCCCCGTTTCCGCACGCTCTGGCCGCACCTCGACGTCACCGAGTCCGTCTCCAGCCGGGACTCGGCGGTCCGCGAACTCATCATCGACCGGGTCCGCTACCAGTGGATCCAGGGCGACCTCCTGGCCGGGCGCAGCCGGGCGGAGCGGACCATCGAGGTGTGGCTGCAGATGCTGCCGGGAGTGACGGATATCGACGAGGAGCGCGAGCTGCGCCGGCAGATCCTGCACCTGCGCTTCAACCTCGCCAACATCCTGCGCGACATGGGCCTGGTGCAGGCGTCCCACGACCTCGACGTGGCGGTCCTCGCCGAGCAGCGGGAGCTGCTCGGCGGTGCTCACCCCGACACTCTGATGACGCAGAACAGTCTCGGTGGCGATCTTCGCGGCCTGGGGCAGTACCAGGAGGCGCTCGAGAGCGACTCGACCACCTACAACCTCTGGTTCGAGAACTTCGGCGAGGATCATCCCCGGACGCTGGCATCGCTGAGCAATCTCGCCGTCTGCAACCGGTTGATGGGCGACTTCCGCTCGGCGCGCGAACGGGACGAACTCGCTCACCAGCGCCGCCGGATCGTGCTCGGCGAGACGAACCCGTTCACCCTGCTCTCCGCCTCGGCCATCGCCCGGGACGTCCGCGACGCGGGCGACTACGACCGGGCCGTCGTGCTCTGCCTCGCCGTGCACAAGAGCTGCGTCGAGAGCAGGGGACCCGAGTCGCGGGCGGCGATGACCGCACAGTCCAACCTCGCCGTCTCGCTGCGCAGTGCCGGTTCCGTCAAGGATGCCCTGCGGCTGCACGAGGAGGCGTACGAGCGGCTCAACGACATTCTCGGACCGTCGAACCCGGACACTCTGTCGTGTCGGCTCAGCCTGGCGCTGAGCCACCTCGCGATGGGCGATCCGGACCGGGCCCGCCGGGAACTGGAGGGCCTGATGCCGATCTACTCCGATGTGCTCGGTGTCGGCCACCCGCAGACGCTCGTCTGCGAGACCAACCTGGCGATGGCGGAGTGGGCCGCGTTGAACCTGGAGGCCGCGCGCGGACTGGCTCGGACCGCGACGGAAGGGCTGCGCGGGGCGCTGGGCCACGACCACCCCTACAGCCTGTCCGCGCAGATGAACCTGGCCATCTGCGAGGCCGGCCTAGGTGACCTGCAGACGGCGCTGGGCCTGCTGGAGGAGGCCGCGCTGAAGATGGCCGAGGTGCTGGGGGATGACCACCCGAACACGCTTCGCTGCCAGGGCAACATCGCGCTGGTGGCGCACGCGCTCGGGCGGGCTGGTGCGGAGGAGCGCATCGCGGACGTCCGGGAACGACTGATCCGCCGCCTCTCCAGCAGCCATCCGATCGTCGAGGCGCTCCGCAAGCGCCACTACCTCTACCGGATCATCGACCCGCACCCGTTCTGA
- the fsxC gene encoding FxsC protein, whose translation MTLEPAIREIYFYLSHARAFTSTPDHWVQTFHEDLVDEVRRLARAGTAMEIGLADFQLVGEEREALVTQVLHAAHVMVMLYSPEYSPLPSREQVTFEGRLKLAAVGSAAQHLQPVLWAPISDRQGADLGAAADLGAGFPEYAELGLRTMCRLTSHTVSYRAIVHRLASRIVHVAEHVILHPTMPGSLLELSAPASGDTAFVIAVIAPVEGRLPAARREHQYYGTRAVNWRPFRNRYTVSIAEHTAEMAKRLMLPSTSIVEFAAGDTSLEICPGVILIDPWVLEHPDGPQLLRAAFAASRRQWTTVMVVVDRLDPQYDDRGRELADRVMAMGHAQGLKLAQGLKLARDAEEFDAVMSKAVNRSRQRFIVAQDRSDPKQNPQQSRREEER comes from the coding sequence GTGACGCTCGAGCCAGCCATCAGGGAAATCTACTTCTATCTGAGCCACGCCCGAGCCTTCACGAGTACTCCCGACCACTGGGTGCAGACCTTCCACGAGGATCTCGTCGACGAGGTTCGGCGGCTCGCCCGCGCGGGCACCGCGATGGAGATCGGCCTCGCCGACTTCCAGCTCGTCGGGGAGGAGCGGGAAGCCCTGGTCACCCAGGTCCTCCACGCCGCCCACGTCATGGTGATGCTCTACTCGCCGGAATACTCCCCGTTGCCGTCCCGCGAGCAGGTGACCTTCGAAGGGCGCTTGAAGCTCGCCGCCGTCGGCTCCGCGGCGCAGCACCTGCAGCCGGTGCTCTGGGCGCCGATCTCCGATCGGCAGGGCGCCGACCTCGGCGCGGCAGCCGACCTGGGCGCGGGATTCCCCGAGTACGCCGAGCTCGGCCTCCGGACCATGTGCAGGCTCACCTCGCACACGGTCTCCTACAGGGCGATCGTGCACCGGCTGGCGAGCCGCATCGTGCACGTGGCCGAGCACGTGATCCTGCACCCGACGATGCCCGGGTCGCTGCTGGAGCTGTCGGCACCGGCTTCGGGGGACACCGCCTTCGTCATCGCCGTGATCGCCCCCGTCGAGGGCCGGCTGCCCGCGGCGCGCCGGGAGCATCAGTACTACGGCACCAGGGCGGTCAACTGGCGCCCCTTTCGCAACCGCTACACCGTCTCGATCGCCGAGCACACCGCCGAGATGGCCAAGCGGCTGATGCTGCCCAGCACCAGCATCGTGGAGTTCGCCGCCGGTGACACGAGCCTGGAGATCTGTCCCGGCGTGATCCTCATCGACCCGTGGGTGCTGGAGCACCCGGACGGGCCGCAGCTGCTGCGGGCGGCGTTCGCGGCGTCCCGGCGGCAGTGGACCACGGTCATGGTCGTCGTCGACCGCCTCGACCCGCAGTACGACGACCGCGGCCGGGAGCTGGCGGACCGGGTGATGGCGATGGGCCACGCGCAGGGTCTCAAGCTCGCTCAGGGCCTCAAGCTCGCCCGCGACGCCGAGGAGTTCGACGCCGTGATGTCCAAGGCGGTCAACCGGTCCCGACAGCGGTTCATCGTGGCCCAGGACCGGTCCGACCCGAAGCAGAACCCGCAGCAGTCCCGACGGGAAGAGGAACGATGA
- a CDS encoding aminoglycoside N(3)-acetyltransferase produces the protein MTIVEQPRVVDLIEGGLAALGLRAGSTVLIHSSLRRVGFLPAGPATLLQAVRRVLGPGGTVVVPTQTANNSTTSRVYHRDTQGMDDDQRARYEAAMQGFDRATSPSFEMGAFAEHVRRQPGAVRSGHPQTSLTALGPAAVELMRVHEFRSHLGEESPLAALYEAGADVALLGVGYDSCTALHLAEYRLPVGLHRSKDYRCYVMAGGCRRLAEFRALDLDDSDFAEMGVDLDRAGFVRQEQVGQAAARLLPIRPAVDFAVDWLSRHRSKMHSNIGIDGLSSVGVAPRHP, from the coding sequence ATGACCATCGTCGAGCAGCCCCGGGTGGTCGACCTGATCGAGGGCGGGTTGGCCGCCCTGGGTCTGCGCGCCGGATCGACCGTCCTGATCCACTCCTCGCTGCGGCGAGTGGGCTTCCTGCCCGCCGGCCCGGCGACCCTGCTCCAGGCCGTGCGCCGGGTTCTCGGTCCGGGTGGCACGGTGGTGGTGCCCACGCAGACCGCGAACAACTCGACCACCAGCCGGGTCTATCACCGCGACACCCAGGGCATGGACGACGATCAGCGAGCTCGTTACGAAGCGGCGATGCAGGGCTTCGACCGGGCGACCAGTCCGTCCTTCGAGATGGGTGCCTTCGCGGAGCATGTCCGGCGGCAACCGGGAGCAGTGCGCAGCGGCCATCCGCAGACCTCGCTCACCGCACTCGGACCAGCCGCGGTGGAGCTGATGCGGGTGCACGAGTTCCGCAGCCACCTCGGGGAGGAGTCTCCGCTCGCCGCTCTCTACGAGGCCGGCGCGGACGTCGCGCTGCTGGGCGTCGGCTATGACAGCTGCACCGCTCTGCACCTCGCGGAGTACCGGCTGCCGGTCGGCCTGCACCGGTCGAAGGACTATCGCTGCTACGTGATGGCGGGCGGGTGCAGGCGGCTCGCGGAGTTCCGCGCACTCGATCTGGACGACTCCGACTTCGCCGAGATGGGCGTCGATCTGGACCGCGCCGGCTTCGTCCGTCAGGAGCAGGTGGGACAGGCGGCCGCGAGATTGCTGCCGATCCGACCAGCGGTCGATTTCGCCGTCGACTGGCTGAGTCGGCACCGCTCAAAGATGCACTCGAATATTGGCATCGACGGATTATCCTCTGTAGGAGTCGCGCCGCGACACCCCTGA
- a CDS encoding FxsB family cyclophane-forming radical SAM/SPASM peptide maturase produces MSPISQFILKIHGRCDLSCDHCYMYEHADQSWRTKARTMAPHTLATAARRIAEHAARWQLPGVRVVLHGGEPLLVGVAGLRSALTELTTAIAPVTRLQLLMQSNGVLLTEEFCDLLAEFGVRLGISLDGDRRSNDLHRRFANGNSSHAEAVRALELLRRPGYRHVYAGILCTVDIRNDPIAVYEALLEHRPPRIDFLLPHATWDAPPLRPAGEATAYAIWLGRIHTRWLADGQPVRVRMFDSLHSGAVGGPTGSEQIGLGAADLVVVETDGSWEQADSLKTAFDGAPETGMSVFAHAVDEVAALPEITRRQLGLAGLSEECRSCPVVGQCGGGMFAHRYSTARGFDNPSVYCADLKELIVVVNDSVQVAAVATEQPAATALTDLIDQVGSGAGDERAVTYLADSQVAISRALVVAIADQLRGHPYAAEGWELLGDVDRRSPAATAAVLAHPFVRVWAVGILRGSARDGDAGHGYLCAVAAAAAIRARMSAEVPVPVVGGRLHLPGLGTVVLPAGAAVDVADVVSTAEGFTVRHGGTVVRVDHGGESGDPRWLPVRTLVAPGIEVLLEDADPHRDCHKWQPRQRLDVAEAAAWQRSFAEAWEIIEAEAAYQLPGLRAGLRAMVPLEAGPAGELRASTSRHAFGSVGAERAAPDALAVMIVHEFQHGKLGVLLDLCDLFDTASPVKLQVGWRPDPRPIEGVLQGTYAHLAVTRLWRVRAARSGPGREQAAAAFRQYDGWTRAAVDALRSSGALTPVGERFVDHLAEALAAPSS; encoded by the coding sequence GTGAGCCCGATAAGCCAGTTCATTCTCAAGATCCACGGTCGGTGTGATCTGTCATGTGACCACTGTTACATGTACGAACATGCTGATCAGAGCTGGCGGACCAAGGCGCGGACGATGGCGCCGCACACCCTGGCGACGGCGGCCCGGCGCATCGCCGAGCACGCCGCGCGGTGGCAGCTCCCCGGCGTACGGGTGGTGTTGCACGGCGGCGAGCCGCTGCTGGTGGGTGTCGCGGGACTGCGGTCCGCGCTCACCGAGCTGACGACCGCCATCGCTCCCGTCACCCGCCTCCAGCTCCTGATGCAGAGCAACGGCGTGCTGCTCACGGAGGAGTTCTGCGACCTCCTGGCGGAGTTCGGCGTCCGGCTCGGCATCTCCCTGGACGGCGATCGCCGATCCAACGACCTCCACCGGCGTTTCGCCAACGGCAACAGCAGTCACGCGGAAGCGGTCCGGGCGCTGGAGCTGCTGCGACGGCCGGGCTATCGGCACGTCTACGCCGGCATCCTCTGTACCGTGGACATCCGCAACGATCCCATCGCCGTCTACGAGGCGCTCCTCGAACACCGGCCCCCGCGGATCGATTTCCTCCTCCCGCACGCGACCTGGGACGCGCCGCCGCTGCGGCCGGCGGGTGAGGCCACCGCCTATGCGATCTGGCTCGGTCGCATCCACACGCGCTGGCTCGCCGACGGGCAGCCGGTCCGCGTCCGGATGTTCGACTCGCTGCACTCGGGCGCGGTCGGCGGGCCGACGGGCAGCGAGCAGATCGGGCTGGGGGCCGCGGATCTCGTGGTGGTCGAGACCGACGGCTCATGGGAGCAGGCGGACTCGCTGAAGACCGCGTTCGACGGTGCGCCCGAGACCGGCATGTCCGTCTTCGCCCACGCGGTCGACGAGGTCGCGGCACTGCCCGAGATCACCCGCCGCCAGCTAGGCCTCGCCGGGCTCAGCGAGGAGTGCCGCTCCTGTCCGGTGGTCGGCCAGTGCGGCGGCGGGATGTTCGCGCACCGCTACTCCACCGCCCGCGGTTTCGACAATCCCTCGGTCTACTGCGCGGATCTCAAGGAGCTCATCGTCGTCGTGAACGACTCGGTCCAGGTCGCCGCGGTGGCGACAGAGCAGCCCGCGGCCACCGCGCTCACCGACCTGATCGATCAGGTCGGGTCCGGTGCCGGTGACGAGCGGGCGGTCACCTATCTCGCCGATTCTCAGGTGGCGATCAGCCGGGCGCTGGTGGTCGCCATCGCCGACCAGCTGCGCGGGCACCCCTATGCCGCTGAGGGCTGGGAGCTGCTCGGTGACGTCGACCGGCGCAGCCCGGCGGCGACCGCTGCGGTCCTGGCACACCCCTTCGTCCGGGTCTGGGCGGTGGGAATCCTGCGCGGTTCCGCCCGGGACGGCGATGCCGGTCACGGCTACCTGTGCGCCGTGGCTGCGGCTGCGGCGATCCGGGCACGGATGTCGGCGGAGGTCCCCGTGCCGGTGGTCGGCGGCCGACTGCACCTGCCCGGCCTCGGCACGGTCGTCCTGCCGGCCGGCGCCGCCGTGGACGTTGCGGACGTCGTCAGCACCGCCGAGGGGTTCACCGTGCGGCACGGCGGCACCGTGGTCCGCGTCGACCACGGCGGCGAGAGCGGTGATCCGCGCTGGCTGCCGGTCCGGACCCTGGTCGCACCCGGGATCGAGGTGCTGCTGGAGGACGCGGATCCGCATCGCGACTGCCACAAGTGGCAACCCCGGCAGCGGCTGGACGTGGCCGAGGCGGCGGCATGGCAGCGCTCCTTCGCCGAAGCGTGGGAGATCATCGAGGCCGAGGCGGCGTACCAACTCCCGGGGTTGCGGGCCGGTCTGCGCGCGATGGTCCCGCTCGAAGCGGGACCCGCCGGTGAGCTGCGGGCCTCCACCTCGCGGCACGCCTTCGGCTCCGTCGGCGCCGAACGAGCCGCGCCGGACGCGCTCGCCGTCATGATCGTGCATGAGTTCCAGCACGGGAAGCTGGGCGTGCTGCTGGACCTCTGCGACCTCTTCGACACGGCCTCCCCGGTCAAGCTCCAGGTGGGCTGGCGACCGGATCCGCGCCCGATCGAGGGCGTCCTGCAGGGCACCTACGCGCACCTCGCGGTGACCCGGCTCTGGCGGGTCCGGGCGGCCCGGTCGGGCCCGGGGCGGGAGCAGGCGGCAGCGGCCTTCCGGCAGTACGACGGTTGGACCCGCGCGGCCGTCGACGCGCTCCGGTCGAGCGGGGCGCTGACCCCGGTCGGCGAGCGCTTCGTCGACCACCTGGCCGAGGCGCTGGCGGCTCCATCCTCATGA